One window of Arthrobacter oryzae genomic DNA carries:
- a CDS encoding acyl carrier protein: protein MNEQDARRAVHSAIGQVAPDVDLAGLDEESRLRQDLELDSLDFLRLVETIDETTGVDIPERDYSAVATVKGLIDYLASRG from the coding sequence ATGAACGAGCAGGACGCGCGGCGGGCCGTGCACTCGGCCATCGGGCAGGTTGCACCGGACGTGGACCTTGCCGGCCTCGATGAAGAATCCCGGCTGCGGCAGGACCTGGAACTGGATTCGCTGGATTTCCTGAGGCTTGTGGAGACCATCGACGAAACCACCGGTGTGGACATCCCTGAACGCGACTACAGCGCCGTGGCCACCGTGAAGGGCCTGATCGACTACCTCGCCTCCCGCGGCTGA
- a CDS encoding FAD-dependent oxidoreductase, whose protein sequence is MERTGCAVVGGGPAGMMLGLLLARAGVEVTVLEKHGDFLRDFRGDTVHASTIRLIDELGLGDGFRDLPQSRLNNVAFPVPGVGLVTLGDFASLKPPYNYIAMMPQWDFLNFLATEAAREPTFTLLMEHEATSLMFDGGRVTGVRYRTRGVGDGAGREGALHADLVVATDGRHSVLRRAAGLQSKEYPVPFDTWWFKLPRHASEKGAVAGIVPAFRGREAMIALFRDDYYQMGYLGPKGTDARIRSEGVERFRERVAALRPDLADRVDSIRSVDDLHWLDVRLDRLKRWYVDGLLCIGDAAHAMSPAGGVGINLAIQDAVAAAARLAPALLRGQVSVKDLAVVQRRRQMPTVVIQAVQRVMHRAVFVPLFAGRRTGVPPVLLFFVRHAPVVRRLMPRLVAFGPLPEHAPGFARRAQPREAR, encoded by the coding sequence ATGGAGCGAACGGGGTGCGCTGTTGTAGGCGGAGGGCCGGCGGGCATGATGCTGGGGCTGCTGCTGGCCCGGGCCGGGGTGGAAGTCACGGTCCTCGAAAAGCACGGCGACTTCCTGCGCGACTTCCGCGGCGACACGGTGCATGCTTCCACCATCCGGCTGATTGATGAACTGGGCCTGGGTGACGGCTTCCGCGATCTTCCGCAGAGCCGGCTGAACAACGTGGCGTTTCCCGTCCCCGGCGTCGGGCTGGTCACCCTGGGTGACTTCGCGTCCTTGAAGCCTCCCTACAACTACATCGCCATGATGCCGCAATGGGATTTCCTGAACTTCCTCGCCACCGAGGCGGCGCGCGAACCCACGTTCACGCTCCTGATGGAGCATGAAGCCACCTCGTTGATGTTCGACGGCGGTCGCGTCACCGGCGTCCGCTACCGGACGCGCGGGGTCGGCGACGGCGCAGGCAGGGAAGGGGCGCTCCACGCTGACCTCGTGGTGGCCACGGACGGGCGGCATTCCGTGCTGCGCCGGGCCGCGGGCCTGCAGTCAAAGGAATATCCCGTGCCCTTTGACACCTGGTGGTTCAAGCTCCCGCGCCATGCTTCGGAAAAAGGCGCCGTGGCGGGCATCGTTCCGGCCTTCCGAGGCCGTGAAGCCATGATCGCGCTGTTCCGGGACGACTACTACCAAATGGGGTACCTCGGCCCCAAGGGCACAGATGCGCGGATCCGTTCCGAGGGAGTGGAACGGTTCAGGGAACGCGTCGCCGCCCTTCGCCCGGACCTGGCGGACCGGGTGGACTCGATCCGATCCGTTGATGATCTTCACTGGCTGGATGTGCGGCTGGACCGGTTGAAGCGCTGGTATGTGGACGGACTGCTGTGCATCGGCGATGCCGCCCATGCCATGTCGCCTGCCGGCGGCGTGGGCATCAACCTGGCCATCCAGGATGCCGTGGCGGCGGCGGCGCGGCTGGCTCCGGCCCTGCTCCGGGGCCAGGTATCCGTGAAGGACCTCGCTGTGGTGCAACGGCGGCGCCAGATGCCCACGGTTGTTATCCAGGCCGTGCAGCGCGTCATGCACCGGGCCGTGTTCGTTCCGTTGTTCGCCGGACGGCGGACAGGGGTTCCGCCCGTACTGCTGTTTTTTGTCCGGCATGCCCCCGTGGTCAGGCGCCTCATGCCGCGGCTCGTTGCCTTCGGACCCCTGCCCGAGCATGCGCCCGGATTTGCCCGCCGCGCTCAGCCGCGGGAGGCGAGGTAG
- a CDS encoding alpha-ketoacid dehydrogenase subunit beta yields MKTTYREAMRAAIRDALQRDDRVFLMGEDVGAYGGCFAVSLGLFEEFGPERIRDTPLSESGFVGAGIGAALGGMRPIVEIMTVNFSLLALDQLVNNAATLLHMSGGQFNVPLVIRMTTGAGRQLGAQHSHSLEGWYAHIPGLRILTPATLEDARGMLWTALEDPDPVLIFEHGTLYNVAGELADDAGPVDISTAAVRRPGKDISIITYGGTLPAVLDAATRLAGDGIDAEVLDLRVLRPLDDAAILGSVAKTHRAVVVDEGWRSGSISAELSARITENAFFDLDAPVGRVCSAEVPLPYAKHLELAALPTAERIVAAAREAVGARG; encoded by the coding sequence ATGAAGACCACCTACCGGGAGGCCATGCGGGCAGCCATCCGGGATGCCCTGCAGCGTGACGATCGGGTGTTCCTGATGGGGGAGGATGTTGGCGCGTACGGCGGCTGCTTCGCCGTGAGCCTTGGCCTGTTCGAGGAGTTCGGTCCGGAACGGATCAGGGACACCCCGCTGTCCGAATCCGGCTTCGTAGGCGCAGGGATCGGAGCGGCCCTGGGCGGGATGCGGCCCATTGTGGAGATCATGACGGTCAATTTCAGCCTGCTGGCGCTGGACCAGCTGGTGAACAACGCGGCCACCCTGCTGCACATGTCCGGCGGCCAGTTCAACGTGCCGCTGGTCATCCGGATGACCACGGGCGCCGGCCGTCAGCTCGGCGCCCAGCACTCGCACAGCCTCGAGGGGTGGTACGCGCACATCCCCGGCCTGCGGATCCTGACCCCTGCAACCCTCGAAGATGCCCGCGGAATGCTGTGGACGGCGCTGGAAGACCCTGATCCGGTACTCATCTTCGAGCACGGCACCCTGTACAACGTGGCCGGGGAACTCGCGGACGACGCCGGCCCCGTGGACATCAGCACGGCAGCGGTCCGCCGTCCCGGCAAGGACATCTCGATCATCACCTACGGCGGAACGCTGCCGGCAGTGCTCGACGCCGCCACCCGGCTCGCGGGCGACGGAATCGACGCCGAGGTGCTGGATTTGCGCGTGCTGCGCCCGCTCGACGACGCCGCCATCCTGGGCAGCGTGGCCAAGACCCACCGTGCCGTCGTGGTGGATGAAGGCTGGCGGAGCGGCAGCATCTCCGCGGAACTGAGCGCACGGATCACCGAAAATGCCTTCTTCGACCTGGACGCCCCCGTGGGCCGCGTCTGCAGCGCCGAAGTTCCGCTGCCGTACGCCAAACACCTGGAACTGGCGGCGCTGCCCACAGCGGAACGCATCGTCGCTGCAGCCCGCGAGGCGGTAGGCGCCCGTGGGTGA
- the manD gene encoding D-mannonate dehydratase ManD, protein MKIIAAEVFVTSPSRNFVTLRITTEDGVTGIGDATLNGRELAVAAYLKEHVAQLLIGKDPHRIEDTWQFLYRSSYWRRGPVTMAAIAAVDMALWDIKGKMAGMPVYQLLGGASRNGLRAYGHASGADIPSLFDSVREHLELGYKSVRIQTAVPGIKAVYGVAAQAQASGERYDYEPAGRGAFPVEEDWDTRAYLRHLPTVFEAVRNEFGPELPLLHDGHHRMTPIQAAKLGKALEPYDLFWLEDCTPAENQEALRLVRQHTTTPLAIGEIFNTVYDYQTIIKEQLIDYVRAASTHFGGISPLKKVMDFAAQYQIKSGFHGPTDISPVGFAAQLHVGLAIHNYGIQEYMQHSDKTNEVFEQSMTFVDGYLHPGDKPGIGVEFNEEAAAAFPYQQAYLPYNRLVDGTVHDW, encoded by the coding sequence GTGAAAATCATTGCCGCGGAAGTCTTCGTGACAAGCCCGTCCCGCAACTTCGTAACCCTCCGGATCACCACGGAGGACGGCGTAACCGGCATCGGTGACGCCACCCTGAACGGCCGCGAGCTTGCAGTGGCCGCGTACCTCAAGGAACACGTTGCGCAGCTGCTGATCGGCAAGGACCCGCACCGGATCGAGGACACTTGGCAGTTCCTGTACCGCAGCTCCTACTGGCGCCGCGGTCCGGTGACCATGGCCGCGATTGCCGCCGTGGACATGGCGCTCTGGGACATCAAGGGCAAGATGGCCGGCATGCCGGTCTACCAGCTCCTCGGCGGTGCTTCCCGCAACGGCCTGCGCGCATACGGACACGCCTCCGGTGCGGACATCCCGTCCCTGTTCGACTCTGTCCGCGAGCACCTGGAACTGGGCTACAAGTCCGTCCGCATCCAGACCGCCGTCCCCGGCATCAAGGCCGTCTACGGCGTGGCCGCCCAGGCCCAGGCCTCCGGCGAGCGTTACGACTACGAGCCCGCCGGCCGCGGCGCGTTCCCCGTGGAAGAGGACTGGGACACCCGCGCCTACCTGCGCCACCTGCCCACCGTGTTCGAAGCCGTACGCAACGAATTCGGCCCTGAACTGCCGCTGCTGCATGACGGCCACCACCGCATGACCCCGATCCAAGCCGCCAAGCTGGGCAAGGCCCTGGAGCCTTATGACCTGTTCTGGCTCGAGGACTGCACCCCGGCCGAAAACCAGGAAGCCCTGCGCCTGGTCCGCCAGCACACCACCACGCCGCTGGCCATCGGTGAAATCTTCAACACCGTGTACGACTACCAGACCATCATCAAGGAACAGCTGATCGACTACGTCCGTGCGGCCTCCACCCACTTCGGCGGCATTTCCCCGCTGAAGAAGGTCATGGACTTCGCCGCGCAGTACCAGATCAAGTCCGGCTTCCACGGCCCCACCGACATCTCCCCGGTGGGCTTCGCAGCGCAGCTGCACGTGGGCCTGGCCATCCACAACTACGGCATCCAGGAATACATGCAGCACTCGGACAAGACCAACGAGGTCTTCGAACAGTCCATGACGTTCGTGGACGGCTACCTGCACCCGGGCGACAAGCCGGGCATCGGCGTCGAATTCAACGAGGAAGCCGCAGCCGCGTTCCCGTACCAGCAGGCCTACCTGCCCTACAACCGTCTCGTTGACGGCACCGTCCATGACTGGTGA
- the uidB gene encoding glucuronide transporter: MNKPSKLSKLSIIGYGAGDAANNLAFTTATMFLLVYYTDVAGISAAAAGTLLLAVRIFDAFADVFAGRVVDRAFSKRFGKFRPFIMFGSIPLLLLSVATFSVPQLGESGTLLYAYVTYAALGLAYSLVNIPYGSLAGAMTQDPGERAKLGSARLIGALLVGSGLGIFVAPLIKPGADLQGTFTTITLVFVVIGAALYFFTVLTAKERVHRAVPNVTLKQSVETLKGNKPLLMLCLSSFFFLSGYLALTSVQLYYLRDVLGRLDLYPVLSITQLVLTFVLAGFMPRLVRIIGKKRVYIYSSLVTVVGGIIIFFTPASQVWIGFSGLLISLVGVLAVNIVVWALEADTVEYGEWKTGVRTEGITYALFSFTRKTGQAVGGALAAYALALGGYKSGGAQTAEAIFGIQIAAGALPAVLTILAVLVMSKYKLTDAMHAEILTEIRARHAGGEGADTSGAGTAGATSDGAGTAGATSDGAAKPLSSTTN; the protein is encoded by the coding sequence ATGAATAAGCCCAGCAAACTCAGCAAGCTAAGCATCATCGGCTACGGCGCCGGGGACGCAGCCAACAACCTCGCCTTCACCACCGCCACCATGTTCCTGCTGGTGTACTACACGGACGTGGCCGGCATTTCCGCCGCCGCGGCGGGCACCCTGCTGCTGGCCGTGAGGATTTTTGACGCCTTCGCCGACGTCTTTGCCGGCCGGGTAGTGGACCGGGCGTTCAGCAAGCGCTTCGGCAAGTTCCGCCCCTTCATCATGTTCGGCTCCATCCCGCTGCTCCTGCTGAGCGTGGCAACGTTCTCCGTCCCGCAGTTGGGCGAATCGGGCACCCTGCTTTACGCCTACGTCACCTACGCGGCCCTCGGGCTGGCGTACAGCCTGGTCAACATTCCGTACGGCTCGCTGGCCGGCGCCATGACGCAGGACCCGGGGGAGCGGGCCAAACTCGGCTCCGCCCGCCTGATCGGCGCACTGCTGGTGGGCTCCGGCCTGGGCATCTTCGTGGCACCGCTGATCAAGCCGGGAGCAGACCTGCAGGGCACCTTCACCACCATCACCCTGGTGTTCGTGGTCATCGGCGCGGCCCTCTATTTCTTCACGGTCCTGACCGCCAAGGAACGGGTCCACCGCGCCGTCCCCAACGTCACACTGAAGCAGAGCGTGGAGACCCTCAAGGGCAACAAACCGCTCCTGATGCTCTGCCTGAGCTCCTTCTTCTTCCTGTCCGGCTACCTCGCACTGACCTCGGTGCAGCTGTACTACCTGCGCGACGTCCTGGGACGGCTGGACCTGTACCCGGTGCTGTCCATCACGCAGCTCGTCCTCACCTTCGTGCTGGCCGGCTTCATGCCCAGGCTGGTCCGGATCATCGGCAAGAAGCGCGTGTACATCTACTCGTCGCTGGTCACGGTGGTGGGCGGAATCATCATCTTCTTCACGCCCGCCAGCCAGGTCTGGATCGGTTTCAGCGGCCTGCTGATCAGCCTCGTCGGCGTCCTCGCCGTCAACATCGTGGTGTGGGCCCTGGAAGCCGACACCGTGGAATACGGCGAATGGAAGACCGGTGTCCGCACCGAGGGCATCACCTACGCGCTGTTCTCCTTCACCCGCAAGACCGGCCAGGCCGTGGGCGGTGCGCTCGCCGCCTACGCCCTGGCCCTGGGCGGCTACAAGTCCGGCGGAGCACAGACTGCCGAGGCCATCTTCGGAATCCAGATCGCCGCGGGGGCCCTCCCGGCCGTGCTGACCATCCTGGCAGTGCTGGTCATGTCCAAGTACAAACTCACCGATGCCATGCACGCCGAGATCCTGACCGAGATCCGGGCCCGCCACGCAGGCGGAGAAGGCGCCGACACTTCAGGTGCCGGCACTGCAGGCGCCACCAGCGACGGCGCCGGCACTGCAGGCGCCACCAGCGACGGCGCCGCCAAACCTCTCTCTTCCACCACCAACTAA
- a CDS encoding gluconokinase, GntK/IdnK-type, protein MGVSGCGKTTIGDLVARELGVPFLDGDSLHPVENVAKMAAGTPLTDEDRWPWLATVGAELAAAGNGGLVLACSALRRSYRDAIREQAPDTVFLHLHGSKEVLRARTEGRSGHFMPPALLDSQLATLEPLDADEAGIVVDIAAPVQQVVTEALEGLALLNAAAVVNAAGNSAGAAGTQPRQFDVDLQAAPFNLDDDAVAWVDSTIAGMSLEEKIGQLFINHNNDYSPEYLDGVLENYHVGGMRYRPGPSAAVQEHIRYAQSRTRIPLLVASNPEMGGAGSCDDGTFVSTHLQAGSHPDKSIARQMGQVAGVETAALGCNWAFAPIVDIHYNWRNTVISTRAFGNTPEIVVERAKEYFDGISESPTACAMKHFPGDGMDERDQHVVTSYNTLGYEEWNRSYGHVYREMIGHGVQSIMIGHIGAPELSRHFRPGLADKDILPATLAPELLQDLLRGELGFNGLILTDASQMIGLTQAMKRKDLVPATIAAGCDMFLFFRNPAEDFQYMLDGYKSGVISEQRLHDALRRILALKASLGLHRKHVGELVPPAEALAVIGSDAHRAIAAGIADKTVTLVKDTAHNLPITPETHKRIRLYGISGGADFTRADPLAYLDTVKAELENAGFEVHLFKTADQREAAGETGVNFMSVISEEATGDYADKYDAAFVFANVKGFAQEAAIRIKWSTPMAAEIPWYVTEVPTVFVSLNQPNHLIDVPMVKTAIHAHAGSPEAIRATIEKIMGRSEFQGTFNENVFCDSFDTRL, encoded by the coding sequence ATGGGCGTTTCCGGCTGCGGCAAGACCACCATCGGCGACCTCGTGGCCCGCGAACTGGGCGTACCGTTCCTCGACGGCGATTCCCTCCACCCTGTGGAGAACGTCGCCAAAATGGCCGCCGGCACGCCGCTGACGGATGAGGACCGCTGGCCCTGGCTGGCCACGGTCGGCGCCGAGCTCGCAGCCGCCGGAAACGGCGGCCTGGTGCTCGCCTGCTCGGCCCTCCGCCGCAGCTACCGCGACGCCATCCGCGAACAGGCACCGGACACCGTGTTCCTGCACCTGCACGGCAGCAAAGAGGTACTGAGGGCGCGGACTGAAGGGCGTTCGGGCCACTTCATGCCGCCCGCCCTCCTTGATTCGCAGCTCGCAACACTGGAACCGCTCGACGCCGACGAAGCCGGCATCGTGGTGGACATCGCCGCTCCGGTGCAGCAGGTGGTGACCGAAGCGCTCGAGGGCCTTGCCCTCTTGAACGCTGCCGCCGTCGTGAACGCCGCCGGAAACAGCGCCGGTGCCGCGGGCACCCAGCCGCGCCAGTTCGACGTCGACCTTCAGGCCGCGCCGTTCAACCTCGATGACGACGCCGTGGCGTGGGTGGATTCCACCATCGCAGGCATGAGCCTCGAGGAAAAGATCGGACAGCTGTTCATCAACCACAACAACGACTACTCCCCGGAGTACCTCGACGGTGTGCTGGAGAACTACCACGTGGGCGGCATGCGCTACCGGCCCGGCCCTTCCGCCGCCGTGCAGGAACACATCCGTTACGCACAGTCCAGGACCCGCATCCCGCTGCTGGTGGCCTCGAACCCGGAAATGGGGGGAGCCGGAAGCTGCGACGACGGCACGTTTGTGTCCACGCACCTGCAGGCCGGCTCGCATCCGGACAAGTCCATCGCCCGGCAGATGGGGCAGGTTGCCGGCGTGGAAACCGCGGCGCTGGGCTGTAACTGGGCGTTCGCGCCGATCGTGGACATCCACTACAACTGGCGGAACACGGTGATCTCCACCCGGGCCTTCGGCAACACACCGGAGATCGTGGTGGAGCGCGCCAAGGAGTACTTCGACGGCATCAGCGAGTCCCCCACAGCCTGCGCCATGAAGCACTTCCCCGGCGACGGCATGGACGAACGCGACCAGCACGTGGTCACCTCCTACAACACCCTCGGCTACGAGGAGTGGAACCGGAGCTACGGGCACGTGTACCGGGAAATGATCGGCCACGGCGTGCAGTCCATCATGATCGGCCACATCGGGGCGCCGGAACTGTCCCGGCATTTCCGGCCCGGCCTGGCGGACAAGGACATCCTGCCGGCAACGCTGGCGCCGGAACTGCTCCAGGACCTGCTCCGCGGCGAGCTCGGCTTCAACGGGCTGATCCTCACCGACGCCTCGCAGATGATCGGCCTCACCCAGGCTATGAAACGCAAGGACCTGGTGCCGGCCACCATCGCGGCCGGCTGCGACATGTTCCTGTTCTTCCGCAACCCTGCCGAGGACTTCCAGTACATGCTTGACGGCTACAAGTCCGGCGTCATCAGCGAACAGCGGCTGCATGATGCGCTGCGCCGGATCCTGGCCCTCAAAGCGTCGCTGGGCCTGCACCGGAAGCACGTTGGCGAGCTCGTCCCGCCGGCCGAAGCACTCGCCGTGATCGGCAGCGACGCGCACCGCGCCATCGCGGCCGGGATCGCGGACAAGACCGTCACCCTGGTCAAGGACACCGCGCACAACCTGCCCATCACGCCGGAGACGCACAAGCGGATCCGCCTGTACGGCATCTCCGGCGGCGCGGACTTCACCCGGGCTGATCCGCTGGCATACCTGGACACCGTCAAGGCGGAGCTGGAAAACGCCGGCTTCGAAGTGCACCTGTTCAAGACCGCGGACCAGCGCGAGGCGGCAGGGGAGACGGGCGTGAACTTCATGTCCGTCATCTCGGAGGAGGCCACCGGCGACTACGCGGACAAGTACGACGCCGCCTTTGTGTTCGCCAATGTGAAGGGTTTCGCCCAGGAGGCTGCCATCCGGATCAAGTGGTCCACCCCGATGGCCGCGGAGATCCCGTGGTATGTCACCGAGGTGCCCACCGTGTTCGTCTCGCTCAACCAGCCCAACCACCTGATTGACGTGCCGATGGTGAAGACGGCCATCCACGCCCACGCAGGGTCGCCCGAGGCCATTCGGGCGACCATCGAAAAGATCATGGGGAGGTCTGAATTCCAGGGAACGTTTAACGAGAACGTCTTCTGCGATTCCTTCGACACCCGGCTCTAA
- the uidA gene encoding beta-glucuronidase, with amino-acid sequence MLKPQSSETRELVNLDGLYAFKVDFDRAGHREEWFRAPLDTGLEMGVPASYNDVFPDKAIRDHVGYVWYQREVRVPRGWAGERIHVRLDSATHEGMVWVDEILVAQHTGGYMPFSVDITDHVTPGKAFRLTISVNNELTQATIPPGSITVTEDGRRQQSYLHDFYNYAGLHRSVWLYSTPAVTVDDITVVTGFDGATGTVDYTVATAGGSGTETVTVTLNDADGVEVAAADGATGALVINDVVLWRPGAAYLYSLTVRVRDGGRLLDSYTLPVGVRTVEVRGKEFLINGEPFYFTGFGMHEDHVTVGKGHSNAQMVNDFQLLDWVGANSFRTSHYPYAEEVMEFADRHGIVVIDETAAVGLHLGFGAVFGGIAKKTYEDGGVDANTAANHRQAITELVARDKNHPSVVLWSIANEPNGSEEGAREYFQPLAELTRELDPTRPVGYVNVMFDTPDKELLGDLFDVIMLNRYYGWYLNNGDLETAEQVLEKELREWEAKYGKPMIMTEYGPDTMPGFHSIYEQPWSEEYQAAFLAMYHRVFDRVDAMAGEQVWNFADFQTSNGIMRVDGNKKGVFTRDRRPKPAAFALRQRWTALAGTKNGSTATP; translated from the coding sequence ATGCTGAAGCCCCAATCCAGCGAAACGCGCGAACTGGTCAACCTTGACGGCCTCTACGCGTTCAAGGTTGACTTCGACCGCGCCGGCCACCGGGAGGAATGGTTCAGGGCACCCCTGGACACCGGACTCGAAATGGGCGTCCCCGCCAGCTACAACGACGTCTTCCCGGACAAGGCCATCCGTGACCACGTGGGCTACGTCTGGTACCAACGCGAAGTCCGCGTCCCGCGCGGCTGGGCGGGGGAGCGCATCCACGTGCGACTCGACTCGGCCACGCACGAAGGCATGGTGTGGGTGGATGAAATCCTCGTGGCGCAGCACACGGGCGGCTACATGCCTTTCAGCGTGGACATCACGGACCACGTCACCCCGGGCAAGGCGTTCCGCCTCACCATCTCGGTCAACAACGAACTCACCCAGGCCACCATCCCGCCCGGCAGCATCACCGTCACCGAAGACGGCCGCCGGCAGCAGTCCTACCTGCACGATTTCTACAACTACGCCGGCCTGCACCGCAGCGTCTGGCTGTACAGCACCCCGGCCGTCACCGTGGACGACATCACCGTGGTCACCGGCTTTGACGGCGCCACCGGCACGGTGGACTACACCGTCGCCACCGCAGGCGGCAGCGGCACCGAAACGGTGACCGTCACGCTCAACGATGCCGACGGCGTCGAAGTGGCCGCCGCGGACGGCGCCACCGGCGCACTGGTGATCAACGACGTCGTACTCTGGCGGCCCGGCGCAGCCTACCTTTACAGCCTCACCGTCCGGGTCCGCGACGGCGGACGCCTGCTGGACAGCTACACACTGCCGGTCGGGGTCCGGACAGTGGAGGTGCGCGGCAAGGAATTCCTCATTAACGGCGAGCCGTTCTACTTCACCGGCTTCGGCATGCACGAGGACCACGTCACGGTCGGCAAGGGCCACAGCAACGCCCAGATGGTCAATGACTTCCAGCTCCTGGACTGGGTGGGCGCCAATTCCTTCCGGACCTCGCACTACCCGTACGCCGAGGAAGTCATGGAGTTCGCCGACCGGCACGGCATTGTGGTCATCGACGAAACGGCAGCGGTGGGCCTCCACCTCGGCTTCGGTGCAGTGTTCGGCGGCATCGCGAAGAAGACCTACGAGGACGGCGGCGTGGACGCCAACACCGCGGCCAACCACCGGCAGGCGATCACCGAGCTCGTGGCCCGGGACAAGAACCACCCCTCGGTGGTCCTCTGGTCCATCGCCAATGAACCCAACGGCTCCGAGGAAGGGGCCCGCGAATACTTCCAGCCGCTGGCGGAACTCACCCGCGAACTGGACCCCACCCGCCCTGTCGGCTACGTCAACGTCATGTTCGACACCCCGGACAAGGAACTCCTCGGAGACCTCTTCGACGTCATCATGCTCAACCGCTACTACGGCTGGTACCTGAACAACGGGGACCTCGAAACAGCGGAGCAGGTCCTGGAAAAGGAACTGCGCGAATGGGAAGCGAAATACGGCAAGCCCATGATCATGACCGAGTACGGGCCGGACACCATGCCCGGCTTCCACTCCATTTACGAGCAGCCCTGGAGCGAGGAATACCAGGCCGCCTTCCTGGCCATGTACCACCGGGTCTTCGACCGCGTGGACGCCATGGCGGGCGAGCAGGTCTGGAACTTCGCCGACTTCCAGACGTCCAACGGCATCATGCGCGTGGACGGCAACAAGAAGGGCGTCTTCACCCGCGACCGCCGGCCCAAACCGGCCGCTTTCGCCCTGCGCCAGCGGTGGACCGCACTGGCCGGCACGAAGAACGGCAGCACTGCCACCCCCTAG
- a CDS encoding dihydrolipoamide acetyltransferase family protein, with protein MGEFRMPSLGADMEHGKMVEWLVKPGDFVHRGDVVAVVDTDKTVMDVETFEEGVVAELLVDVGTTVPIGTPLARITQTPDDAGHAGPAAPQQTKPAPETAGAAGKVAAPVPPPVRHLAHQLGVDTSGIRGTGKHGAVTRADVERAAAEKPGPATETKVPQAAQAAPPASRVRSSPRARRLADQLGIDIGTVPGTGPDGAVTEGDIQRAVSGAPVPTEESLPAGEAMPAEGALPAGEAPPSEAEDRLSSLRRAVGALMTRSKKTIPHYYLSTTLDLRAAIAWMLLANQQRPVASRLVASALLLKATALAAREVPEVNGFFTDGVFRPSSSVHLGVAVALRHGGLVAPAIHDADTLAVDVLMQKLRDLVSRARAGRLQRSEMADPTITVTNLGDLGVEAVFGVIYPPQVAMVGLGKVMEQPWAHEGLLGVRSAVTATLSADHRVSDGLRGARFLARIDELLQQPEEL; from the coding sequence GTGGGTGAATTCAGGATGCCGTCCCTGGGCGCGGACATGGAACACGGCAAGATGGTGGAGTGGCTGGTCAAGCCCGGCGACTTCGTGCACCGGGGCGACGTGGTGGCCGTGGTGGACACGGACAAGACCGTAATGGACGTGGAGACCTTCGAAGAGGGCGTGGTGGCTGAGCTCCTGGTGGACGTCGGCACCACCGTTCCGATCGGCACTCCGCTGGCCCGGATCACCCAGACCCCCGACGACGCAGGTCACGCGGGCCCGGCGGCGCCGCAGCAGACGAAACCGGCTCCGGAAACGGCCGGGGCAGCAGGCAAGGTAGCGGCACCGGTTCCTCCCCCGGTCCGGCACCTCGCCCACCAGCTCGGGGTGGATACGTCGGGGATCCGCGGCACCGGCAAGCATGGCGCCGTCACCCGCGCCGACGTCGAACGCGCCGCGGCGGAAAAGCCCGGGCCGGCCACGGAGACAAAGGTGCCCCAGGCAGCCCAGGCAGCTCCGCCTGCAAGCCGGGTCCGGTCCTCGCCGCGGGCCCGGCGCCTCGCGGACCAGCTCGGCATCGACATCGGCACCGTGCCCGGCACGGGACCCGACGGCGCCGTCACGGAGGGTGACATCCAGCGTGCAGTGAGCGGCGCGCCCGTTCCCACGGAAGAGTCGCTGCCTGCAGGGGAGGCAATGCCCGCGGAGGGAGCGCTGCCCGCCGGGGAGGCTCCGCCGTCGGAAGCGGAGGACCGCCTGTCCAGCCTCCGGCGGGCCGTCGGGGCACTGATGACCCGGTCCAAGAAGACCATCCCGCACTACTACCTCAGCACCACGCTGGACCTGCGCGCCGCCATCGCCTGGATGCTGCTGGCCAACCAGCAGCGGCCGGTGGCCTCGCGGCTGGTTGCATCGGCCCTGTTGTTGAAAGCCACGGCACTGGCCGCCCGCGAAGTTCCGGAAGTCAACGGCTTCTTCACCGACGGAGTGTTCCGGCCGAGCAGCTCGGTGCACCTCGGCGTCGCCGTGGCATTGCGGCACGGCGGCCTCGTCGCACCCGCCATCCACGACGCCGACACCCTGGCCGTTGACGTGCTGATGCAGAAGCTGAGGGATCTTGTCAGCCGGGCCCGTGCCGGCCGGCTGCAGCGCTCCGAAATGGCGGATCCAACCATTACTGTCACGAATCTGGGCGACCTCGGGGTGGAGGCCGTTTTCGGCGTCATCTATCCGCCGCAGGTGGCCATGGTGGGGCTGGGGAAGGTGATGGAGCAGCCTTGGGCACACGAGGGCTTGCTGGGTGTCCGTTCCGCTGTTACTGCCACCCTGTCCGCCGACCACCGGGTCAGCGACGGACTCCGGGGCGCCCGCTTCCTGGCCCGCATCGACGAACTGCTGCAACAACCGGAGGAGCTATGA